The Pygocentrus nattereri isolate fPygNat1 chromosome 4, fPygNat1.pri, whole genome shotgun sequence genome includes a window with the following:
- the LOC119263259 gene encoding ankyrin repeat domain-containing protein 36B-like, which yields MLKLSEKSDSKTDTKILLDAISKDKIHLARFILDALDGKIVDSKTEGAHTPLISSVFLPDSHARSKFMNLLLQRGANVNQQDETGRTALSYACEKGYLDAVKMLVRNNADPEMADAWGNTALMYAAVAGHSLVVEFLVRAFKRLGIQIDRPNKVGNSAVEVAKYLGHTKCLSALMCSSRKIYERSDTLSGRLENTSEDSEESKKTSERRDAGQVILRSKILVKDSMQLPLGLGPKRSLILQGRMKSMDSIEELERESDSLPPSPRGFLFSRVLTPKPPQRSQFGLTPKKGTSQHLPSLSRDAEHHPSLLYLPGMAKDVSRSLTPQIPPDGPLSGPLGILLTPIRKANKEEHNGDRSNNTPCDFSIRRFDDRYYQKRCSLPTSALGPARLEHAPKPLHKSRTGLKLNETELRGIPTALQARTPAFSVLGSRLLRRFTFPELNRNGKEAVHGVGGSQDLHGHRQCGTGVQGMPRSETFPLEQKHPQVGSKPSVDSISAVKCEFDFQPKVASTASSH from the coding sequence ATGCTGAAGCTCTCCGAGAAGTCGGACTCTAAAACAGATACAAAAATCCTTTTGGATGCCATTTCCAAGGACAAGATCCACCTAGCTAGATTTATCCTGGATGCTCTGGATGGAAAAATTGTTGACTCAAAGACTGAGGGTGCTCACACCCCTCTCATCTCCTCTGTGTTCCTCCCGGATTCACATGCCAGGTCTAAGTTCATGAACCTCCTTTTGCAAAGGGGTGCCAATGTGAACCAGCAGGACGAGACTGGGCGCACGGCACTCAGCTATGCTTGTGAGAAGGGCTACCTGGATGCTGTGAAGATGCTGGTGAGGAACAACGCTGACCCTGAGATGGCAGATGCCTGGGGAAACACGGCCCTGATGTATGCAGCCGTTGCAGGCCATTCCCTCGTTGTGGAGTTCTTGGTCAGGGCTTTCAAGAGGCTAGGTATCCAAATAGACCGGCCCAACAAGGTAGGCAACTCCGCAGTGGAGGTAGCCAAGTATCTTGGCCACACAAAGTGTCTTTCTGCACTCATGTGCAGCTCCAGAAAAATTTATGAACGTAGTGACACTCTAAGTGGAAGACTGGAAAATACCAGTGAAGATAGTgaagaaagcaagaaaacatCTGAACGAAGGGACGCCGGTCAAGTAATCCTGCGCAGCAAAATCTTGGTCAAGGATTCGATGCAGCTCCCGCTGGGCTTGGGCCCAAAGAGATCTTTAATTTTACAGGGCAGAATGAAGTCTATGGACTCAATTGAGGAGCTAGAGAGGGAAAGTGACAGTCTACCACCTTCTCCACGaggcttcttattctccagggtccTCACCCCAAAACCCCCTCAGAGGTCCCAATTTGGCCTAACGCCAAAGAAAGGCACAAGTCAGCACTTGCCTTCATTATCTAGGGATGCAGAGCATCACCCTTCGCTGTTATATTTGCCAGGAATGGCAAAGGATGTGTCCAGAAGCTTGACACCCCAGATCCCTCCAGATGGTCCCCTGTCCGGTCCACTTGGTATCCTGCTGACTCCCATCAGGAAGGCCAACAAAGAAGAACATAATGGAGACAGGTCAAATAATACCCCCTGTGATTTTAGTATTAGGCGATTTGATGACCGCTATTACCAGAAGCGGTGCAGCCTGCCCACAAGTGCTTTAGGTCCAGCACGTCTGGAGCATGCCCCCAAACCGCTGCACAAGAGCAGGACTGGCTTGAAGCTAAACGAGACTGAACTCCGGGGCATCCCAACGGCACTGCAGGCACGTACCCCTGCGTTTTCGGTCCTGGGCAGCAGACTGCTCAGGCGCTTCACATTCCCGGAGCTGAATAGGAATGGCAAGGAGGCTGTTCATGGGGTCGGTGGGTCACAGGACCTACATGGACacaggcagtgtggaacagGTGTGCAGGGAATGCCTAGGTCAGAGACTTTCCCCTTGGAGCAGAAGCACCCCCAGGTGGGCAGCAAGCCGAGCGTAGACAGCATCAGTGCAGTAAAGTGCGAGTTTGACTTTCAGCCCAAAGTGGCATCGACTGCCTCGAGCCACTGA
- the lamp5 gene encoding lysosome-associated membrane glycoprotein 5, giving the protein MDSAVALCMLGWVLLAPALLAEQEVENLSGLSPNPDRDIFVVRENGTTCLMAEFAVKFLIPYDVLALNGIDLITEQASLAIPRGARIEGSCGSTEAELHISWLNGAYTFRIYFSKEKHTMGSDGKAKETEVWKINKVQLVYDNSDTSHFINAYNPGKHTASTHRLSALVTPAGRSYVCAAQQTLTLISSDHQKGITVYMSDLQIQPFDIKSDFVFSEPYKCITDQRERLEETLPLVLGLILGLIIVITITVYHFHLKLTANQPQLPRDRSLYKNM; this is encoded by the exons atGGACAGCGCGGTGGCCCTCTGTATGCTGG GGTGGGTGCTGCTGGCCCCCGCACTGCTGGCGGAGCAGGAGGTGGAGAACCTGTCCGGACTGTCCCCGAACCCGGACAGAGACATCTTCGTGGTGCGGGAGAACGGAACCACGTGCCTGATGGCCGAATTCGCCGTTAAATTTCTCATCCCGTACGACGTGCTCGCGCTCAACGGCATAGAC CTCATCACGGAGCAGGCTTCTCTCGCGATCCCACGCGGCGCGCGCATTGAGGGCTCGTGCGGCAGTACTGAGGCCGAGCTTCACATCTCCTGGTTAAACGGCGCCTACACGTTCCGCATCTACTTCAGCAAG gagaAGCATACTATGGGCAGTGATGGAAAGGCGAAGGAAACTGAAGTGTGGAagatcaataaggtccagttggTGTACGACAACTCGGACACATCACACTTCATTAACGCATACAACC CGGGGAAACACACAGCCAGCACCCACCGTCTCTCAGCGCTGGTCACTCCAGCGGGTCGGTCCTATGTGTGCGCAGCTCAGCAGACCCTTACCCTCATTTCCAGTGACCACCAGAAGGGTATCACAGTTTACATGTCCGACCTCCAGATCCAGCCTTTTGACATCAAAAGCGACTTCGTTTTCAGTGAAC CGTATAAGTGCATCACGGATCAGCGGGAGCGGCTGGAAGAGACTCTGCCGCTGGTCTTGGGTCTCATCCTGGGTCTCATCATTGTGATCACCATCACCGTCTACCACTTCCACCTCAAACTGACCGCAAACCAGCCCCAGCTGCCCCGGGACCGCTCCCTCTACAAGAACATGTAA